CCTTGGTGGCCAGGAAAGGCAAGGTGGTTCATCTATCCCCACTGGGAATGCGTGATCTAGAAAATGGAGCACCTGTGACCGAAGATACCATTTTTCGAATTGCTTCAATGACCAAGCCCATCACTTCGGTCGCCTTGATGATGCTTTACGAAGAAGGTCATTTTCAATTGCGAGATCCCATCTCGAACTGGTTGCCGGAATTTGAAGACATGGAAGTGGCCATTCCGGCACCTCCTGATGAGCGATTGTCCACCGCCTACAAAACGGTACCAGCGAACGGTCCTATCACGATCCAGCATTTATTGACCCACACTGCTGGCCTGGCCAATACCTACCGGGGCCTTACTCAACCGGATTATAACAAAGCATTGAATAACCTTCCCAGAGGTGAACCCGCTCGCCAACGTCTTCAACGGCTCGCAGAGATTCCACTGAATTTTCATCCAGGTGAGCATTGGGAGTATGGCGTTGCCACCAATGCGGTGGGGGTTCTGGTGGAGGAAATGTCCGGTTTGACCTTGGATGAATTCTTCAAGCAGAGGATCTTCGGTCCTATGGACATGAACGATACGCATTTTTATTTGCCGGAATTCAAACTTTCACGATTTGCATCCCAGTATGAACCAGACGACGATGGGAAACTTAAATTGGTTGAGGCACCCACTGCTGAAAGTCGCTATGTGCGCAAGCCTCACACTTTTTTTGCGGGGGCTGGAGGGCTTGTGTCTACGGCCCGAGACTATTTCCGTTTTCAACAAATGATGCTTAACGGTGGCGAGCTCGAAGGCGTCAGAATTCTCAGTCGAAAGACCGTAGAGCTAATGACGGCAAACCATATCGGGGATAAGCCCGTCTGGTTGTATGGTGCCGGTCATGGTTTTGGTTTGGGCTACGGTGTCGTTACGGATCTAGGAGAATCGGCTGCTCTGCGAAGCAAAGGTTCTTACTATTGGGGCGGCGCATTTTGCACCTTGTCCTGGGTGGATCCAAAGGAGGACTTGGTGGTTGTATTTATGAACCAACTACGACCCTACACGCACATCAATATTCGACCAGACGTAATTTCGATGACCTACCAGGCAATTATTGACTGAGCGGTAAGCAAAAAAAAGAGTGCTGCCGAGGGAACCCTTTTCACCAATCCCTGTGTACGTTCATTTAATTTTAAAGGTAAGCGAAGCCCATGGTGACACAAAAAGTCTTATGTCCCAGGTCTATCAGCGGAAGTTCTATCTTGATGGCAGGAAAACAAACTTTAGTCTCCTCTCCGAATTATTAACCTGTGCGGGAGTAGGGGAGACGTTGGATTATTTAGTTTCCCATCCATAAAACTATGACAAGTATTCAAAATAAACCTATTAGATTCCTGGCTTCGTTTGCCTGTTCTCTGTCGCTGTTTTCACTGGCTCTTTTCGGGCAGGATAAAGCACCGACACACGCGCATGTGTCTTATGGCCCCGAGGACAGGCAATGGCTAAATCTCTACCTGCCAGATGGCAATGACCCTGCCCCGGTATTTATTTACGCTCACCACAATGGCTCTACGGCTGATGACGTCAAAAAGGCTTGGGCTAATCCCACGCTAGCCGGCGGCACTGCGATCGTTAGCTGGGAATCCATTGCACAAATGAAATCACCCGAACATTTCTACACCTGCGCTGCGGATGCAGAAGTGATGTTTGATTGGGTTAAGGACAACGCCGATACCTACAACCTGGATATCAACCACATCATCATTGGCGGTCAGTCGCGGGGCAGTATTGTGAGCTGGCAATTAGCCCACAGCCAGAAACCGGGCATTGTCGGCATTTACATGGGGCAGGCTCTGCCAGGAAGAAGCCTCACCGAGCAGGTATTGGAGCTCATTACAGCAGACGCTCCCCCCATCTTCCTAGCCTATCGCAAAGAACCCGGAGTGGTGGGAGATATCCATGACCCTGCACACGGTCTGAAGGTATTGGAAAGATATAAGAAACTCGGCATTGGCGAACGAGCTGAGCTAGTGCATAGCCTTAATGACACTGGTAATAATCAGGTCATCCAATTTCTTCCTGAATTTGTAGCTTCGGTGACAACTGATAAATCCCAGGAATGAACCAGCTGTTTAAACATTTTCCTTACTACCTCCTTTTGATGGGGATCTTCCTTTGCTCAACCGGTGTGTATGCCGTTCCAGCCGATGAGATTGACTGGGGATGGTCCATTCCGCCGACGTTTCCCAACGAAGCCTATGGCCCGAGAATCGATGTTGATCCTGAGCTTACCGGGGATAATCATTTGTTCGATGTCTGGGCGCCGGACGGGGAGGGTCTGTACCCCGTTGTGATCTATTCCCATGGAGGGGGATTCGGATCTGGGGACAAGATCAAGGCAATCGGTAGTATGCCGAAACTGGCAGAAGATAAGGTCGTTTTTATCAGTATTAATTATACCTTAAAACAGGGTCCCCAAATTGCGATCCAGGATGGTATAGACGCTGTCGATTATATAAAAGCGAACCACGAAAAGTATAAAATCGATCCTGAGAAACTATTTCTGAGCGGGAATTCCGCAGGCGGTATCATGATGAACCACATCATATACGATCGTAAGACGCCAGGCGTCTTAGGCGCATGGCATAGCGCGTATTACAAAACTCAGTTTGCTGATCTGAGTGTAGACAACCTCAGAGCGGTAGGTATTCCGATTGCGATAAAAATGGGCAAACTGTATCCCGAAGACCCTGGCCATAGCCCACTTGCTGCCGTCAAGCTTTTGGAAAAAAACGTGGCCGCCGGAAATTCTGGACTGTGGATAGGCGTTCCTGACGGTAAGGTTGAACAGGTATGGTTGGATGGAAAATGGATTAAAAACGTGAGTGACGGCATTGATACCGGAGAGAGTTATCCGGATATGGCAGAATGGATCCACCTCACCGTTTCAAACGCCAGCAAAAGTACTGGGGAAAAATAATTACGAGAGAGTGTGTTAAGAGCATTTGTATCGATTTTTGGAAGCCACTAAAAGCGAGGATACAAAGAAGCACTCTGTTGTTCGCTCTACTGGCACACAAAAATCGACTGTTATTCCACCATCAAAGTGGAATATTATTCTAACCTATCGTTTTGGACGCTTTTCAAACTCAGCGTAAAGAGGTGTACCTGATCCACCACTACCTGGTGGAATGGCGGCGTTGTGCTCAGGGATCCAACGACTAAGGTCCTCCATAAGGGGGCGGTGCTCCGGATTACCAGAAAGGTTGACGCGTTCGTGTGGGTCCTTGCGGTGATCATACAATTCTTCGGAGCCATCATCGTAGCGGATGTAGCGCCAGTGTTCAGAACGGATGCTATGGTTGTTGGGACCAAAGGTGGTAATAGCCGGACGTCCCCAGAAAGCGTTGGGTCTCGTGAGTAACGGCCTCAGACTAACACCATCCAAATGCTTCTTGGAAGGCAGTGAACAGAGATCTACTAGAGTGGGAAAGATGTCGATGAGTCCTACCGGCTTCGTTAGCGCTTGACCAGCGAGCAGCTCTGGTCCCGCGATCATCATGGGTACCCGAGTCGATTCCTCC
This genomic stretch from Opitutia bacterium ISCC 52 harbors:
- a CDS encoding beta-lactamase family protein yields the protein MFYSTFKRWVLLLFFLPSAIWASTELPRATPESVGLSSERLERLDAVMQGYLDRHESAGVLTLVARKGKVVHLSPLGMRDLENGAPVTEDTIFRIASMTKPITSVALMMLYEEGHFQLRDPISNWLPEFEDMEVAIPAPPDERLSTAYKTVPANGPITIQHLLTHTAGLANTYRGLTQPDYNKALNNLPRGEPARQRLQRLAEIPLNFHPGEHWEYGVATNAVGVLVEEMSGLTLDEFFKQRIFGPMDMNDTHFYLPEFKLSRFASQYEPDDDGKLKLVEAPTAESRYVRKPHTFFAGAGGLVSTARDYFRFQQMMLNGGELEGVRILSRKTVELMTANHIGDKPVWLYGAGHGFGLGYGVVTDLGESAALRSKGSYYWGGAFCTLSWVDPKEDLVVVFMNQLRPYTHINIRPDVISMTYQAIID
- a CDS encoding alpha/beta hydrolase, with amino-acid sequence MNQLFKHFPYYLLLMGIFLCSTGVYAVPADEIDWGWSIPPTFPNEAYGPRIDVDPELTGDNHLFDVWAPDGEGLYPVVIYSHGGGFGSGDKIKAIGSMPKLAEDKVVFISINYTLKQGPQIAIQDGIDAVDYIKANHEKYKIDPEKLFLSGNSAGGIMMNHIIYDRKTPGVLGAWHSAYYKTQFADLSVDNLRAVGIPIAIKMGKLYPEDPGHSPLAAVKLLEKNVAAGNSGLWIGVPDGKVEQVWLDGKWIKNVSDGIDTGESYPDMAEWIHLTVSNASKSTGEK